The Lactobacillus sp. ESL0680 genome has a segment encoding these proteins:
- a CDS encoding glycoside hydrolase family 1 protein: MKKFNDNFWWGASSSAFQIEGAWNEDGKGESIADYNSFKHSDQQADTKVASDFYHHYQEDIKLMKQMGMKAYRFSLAWTRIIPDGDGDVNQAGIDFYNHVIDECLANDIIPFVTLYHFDLPLALVKKYNGWASRDCVRAFRRYAQICFKAFGDRVKNWQVINEQNLMVRVNERMNMDNVPQDEVEKVRAQMDYHMFLACAYAMNDCHQMIAGGKIGPAISSTMTYPVSDQPLDVWAAKMNDNFKTNYALEMYCFGKYPGYYRHFLQEQGIYPQTASGDDAVLASAHPDFIAVNYYRTLAAEYLPADQEHPVGERVSDIDFDLYGYFKIKKNEHLKATEYGAQIDPLGLRLVLNEYYEKYRLPMIITENGLGTADELTEDGKVHDQYRIDYLKAHIEACYDAIQDGVELFGYCPWSVMDILSSHQGFKKRYGFIYVNRTDFDLKDMRRIPKDSYYWYQKVIKNNGLE; encoded by the coding sequence ATGAAGAAGTTTAATGATAATTTTTGGTGGGGGGCTTCGTCGTCGGCCTTTCAAATTGAAGGTGCTTGGAATGAAGATGGCAAGGGCGAATCAATTGCGGATTATAATTCGTTCAAGCATTCAGACCAGCAGGCTGACACCAAGGTCGCCAGTGACTTTTATCATCATTACCAAGAAGATATTAAGTTAATGAAGCAGATGGGGATGAAGGCTTACCGCTTCTCGCTTGCGTGGACTAGAATTATTCCCGATGGGGATGGGGACGTCAACCAGGCGGGAATTGACTTCTATAATCATGTGATTGATGAGTGTCTTGCTAATGATATTATTCCCTTTGTGACCCTGTACCACTTTGATTTGCCGCTGGCTTTAGTTAAAAAATATAATGGCTGGGCTAGTCGTGATTGTGTTAGAGCCTTTCGCCGGTATGCGCAGATTTGTTTTAAGGCTTTTGGTGATCGGGTCAAGAACTGGCAGGTAATTAATGAGCAAAACCTGATGGTGCGGGTCAATGAGCGGATGAATATGGATAATGTGCCGCAAGATGAGGTCGAGAAGGTTCGCGCTCAGATGGATTATCACATGTTCTTAGCCTGTGCCTATGCCATGAATGATTGCCACCAGATGATTGCTGGCGGCAAGATTGGCCCAGCAATCTCATCGACAATGACTTATCCAGTCAGTGACCAGCCGCTTGATGTCTGGGCTGCCAAAATGAACGATAATTTTAAGACTAATTATGCTTTGGAAATGTACTGCTTTGGTAAATATCCGGGTTACTACCGGCATTTTTTGCAGGAGCAGGGCATTTATCCGCAAACTGCCAGTGGTGATGATGCGGTCTTAGCAAGTGCTCATCCTGATTTTATTGCGGTTAATTATTATCGGACATTAGCGGCAGAATATTTACCGGCTGACCAAGAACATCCAGTTGGTGAGCGGGTAAGTGATATTGATTTTGACCTTTATGGTTATTTCAAAATCAAAAAGAACGAGCATTTAAAGGCAACCGAATACGGTGCGCAAATTGATCCACTTGGCTTGCGGCTGGTTTTGAATGAATATTATGAAAAATATCGCCTGCCAATGATTATTACTGAGAATGGCTTGGGTACGGCAGATGAACTCACTGAGGATGGCAAAGTTCACGACCAATACCGAATTGATTATCTAAAAGCCCATATTGAAGCGTGCTATGATGCAATTCAGGATGGTGTTGAGCTGTTTGGCTATTGTCCGTGGTCAGTAATGGATATCTTGAGTTCCCACCAAGGTTTTAAAAAGCGGTATGGGTTTATTTATGTTAACCGGACCGACTTTGACTTAAAGGACATGAGGAGAATACCTAAGGACAGTTACTATTGGTATCAAAAAGTAATTAAGAATAATGGCTTAGAATAA
- the yaaA gene encoding peroxide stress protein YaaA: MKIIISPAMKMKVDREAFPVRSTPQFLPQAEQLAQYLKSCSLEQLKAIWQSSERTAKEGQKQIALLDLKQSDNLTPAVISYSGIQYQYMAADLFTAPALDYLQDKVRILSGLYGVLRPFDGVWPYRLEMKNKVIGFEQPNLYKFWGSTIADNLFNDETVLINLASKEYSKNISPYLAANRQMINIDFQELKNGQWKTVGVHAKMARGEMTRFIAENQLTKPEQLQDFSDFGFKFTPEESNIDTYVFRTEFDFKRR; encoded by the coding sequence ATGAAAATTATTATTTCACCAGCAATGAAAATGAAAGTTGACCGTGAAGCTTTTCCAGTCCGGTCAACACCGCAGTTCTTACCGCAAGCTGAGCAATTAGCGCAATACTTAAAAAGCTGCAGTTTAGAACAGTTAAAGGCTATCTGGCAGTCAAGTGAACGGACAGCTAAGGAAGGGCAAAAGCAAATTGCACTGCTTGATCTAAAGCAGAGTGATAATTTAACGCCAGCAGTTATTTCTTATTCCGGCATCCAATATCAATACATGGCAGCCGATTTGTTTACCGCGCCTGCACTTGATTATTTGCAGGACAAGGTGCGGATTTTGTCGGGCTTATATGGCGTTTTGCGGCCGTTTGATGGTGTGTGGCCGTATCGCTTGGAAATGAAGAATAAAGTAATTGGCTTTGAGCAGCCGAATTTATATAAATTTTGGGGCTCGACGATTGCGGATAATTTATTTAATGATGAAACAGTGTTAATAAATCTGGCATCCAAAGAATATTCTAAAAATATCAGCCCATACTTAGCAGCTAACCGGCAGATGATTAACATTGATTTTCAAGAGTTAAAGAATGGCCAATGGAAGACTGTTGGCGTGCATGCCAAAATGGCGCGCGGAGAAATGACACGTTTTATTGCGGAAAATCAGCTGACTAAGCCTGAGCAATTACAGGACTTTAGTGATTTTGGCTTCAAATTTACTCCAGAAGAAAGTAATATCGATACTTATGTTTTTCGGACGGAATTTGATTTTAAGAGACGATAA